In Acidobacteriota bacterium, the genomic window CATAATTTCAGCGACCCGTCCAATCACGTGATACCCCAAGGCAGTGTCCTCTTCAAACTTCTGTCGCAACGTCGTGGCTTCGAATGCAAAGCAGCGCACCTGAGTCTGCGCCACGGCATTGAACTGCCACACGTACGGAGAAAAGAGCCATGACCAGCCGAGCGCCGACCCTTCGGAGATCGTCTGCACGCGCCGAGCATGCGATCTGCCAGTATCGACCTGCAGTGCTACGACTCCCGTGCGGATGAGATAAAAAGACTCGGCCGCAGCACCAGACTCGAAAAGGATCTCGTGTGGTGCAAACTCAACTGCCGTGACCAGAGCCGCGAGAGAGGCTATGTCCTGAGTCGAGAGTCCCTTTACAAATGGGTGCGTGCTCAACTGTTGAGCGAGGCCTGGTAGTGATGAAGCTTCCTGCACGCTTTCCTCCACTTCGGTTAGCTGTACGGTACTCCGCCAACGCACTGATGTCGTTCCCGGCCTTTCGGTAGCTACTGGTCGAGCAGCGGGTGGCGGACATATGCCTGTGCTGACAGCAGAGATGTAGGTAGATACAGTCGAATAGAATGCGTGGTATGACCGAAGTGCACACAGAGACGCCGGTTCCCTACGAACCACACATTGGAGAATCTCGCCAGTATTGGCGCGACATCATTCTAGGTGTGAACGATGGGCTCGTATCGACTCTGTTACTCGTCGCTGCCGTTGTAGGCGGCGGATTTGCCACTCCTGTAGTGCTGTTCACCGCGCTTGCTGGAGCGGTCGCCGGCGCGGTATCGATGGCCGCGGGCGAGTACCTGGCAACCGAATCGCAACGTGAAATCATCGAGGCCGAACTCAATCTTGAACGAACCCATATCCGTGACTACCGCGAGATGGAGGTCGACCAGCTCGCCGACATGATCTCAGACATCGGAGTGTCCCCGGACCGTCTCGACATGGTCGTCGAGGCTCTTAGCGCCGATGATGAAGTGCTGCTCAATTCGATGAAGGTTCTCGAATTCGGCGTCGTCGAATCCGAAATAAGATCGTCTTACAAGGCAATGTTGATTTCTGGGAGCTTGTTTCTTGCCGGATCGCTCACGTCGGTGGTGCCTTTTCTCTTCGATGTCTCACCGTCGCGTGCCCTTGCTGTTGCCGCGACCCTGACCGCACTTGGACTGTTTACCGTCGGGTGGGTGAAGGCTGGCGTGACAAAGCGAAATCAGATCGTCGACGGCTTTGGCAACCTCCTCATCGCAGGACTAGGCGGCGTGTTGGCATTTTTCATAGGCGGGGTACTTCAAAACCTTATCGGCTAGTTGCCCAGGTTTCATCGGCTCCGCTCTGCGCGGTCAGAAATCGATGCCCTTCATGGCTCGAATACCCTGCTGATAAGCGTGTTTTACATTCTGCATCACGGTCACAGTGTCAGCAAGATCGACGAGCGCATCGGGTGCGTCACGACCGGTGAGGATCACGTTGACGTGCTCGGGTCGGGTGGCCACGATCTCGACGACGCGATCGAGGTCTACCCATCCCCAGGTCAGCGGGTACGTGACCTCGTCGAGAATAACGAGCGAGTACTCCCCCGATGTGATGACCTCTTCAGCCTTAGCCCACGCCTTGAGAGCAATGGCGGCGCTTTCGTCGAGGTCGTCAGAGTCCCAGGTGAACCCGTCACCGATCGCCCACCAGTCGACACCCATCTGTTCCGCAGCCTTCTGTTCGCCGGTCGCCCAGTTGCCAGACTTGAGAAATTGGACAACTGCTACTTTCCATCCACGCGCCACCGAGCGAAGCATTACACCCATTGCCGCTGTGGACTTGCCCTTCCCATCACCCGTGTTGAGCATCACAAGCGATGGTGCCCGTCGCAGTTCACGGGTGGGATCATCGGTAGGTGGGAGTTCTGTCACTCAACGTCTCCTGGTCGTGCAGGCACGAAATCGACTATCAAACGTCTCGCGAAACCGAGCGCCGCCACGGGACAACCACCGGATGGTCGTCGTCGTCGCGAAGGATACGGACGTTGGCGCCGTAATGCTCGCTGATCAGCTCCGTTGTCAGTACGTCGCTTGCGGTCCCCTCAGCCACAACGACACCGCGGGCCAGCAGAACCAGAGTGTCTGCAAACTGCCCAACCAAGGTGAGGTCGTGCATTGTTGAAATTACGGTGAGCTGCTTGGTCAGCCGCAGATCATCGATCAAATCCAGGACGTCTTGTTGGTGACCGATATCGAGAGCTGTCGTCGGTTCATCGAGAAGCATGAGCGGAGCCTGCTGTGCTAGAGCTCTCGCAAGAATCACACGCTGAGCCTCTCCTCCAGACAGTTCGGTGACACGACGCTGCCTGAAATCCACGAGGTCGAGTGTCGTAAGAACGTCCGAAACGATGTTAAGGTCGCTTTTCCCCTCTGTTCCAAAGTACGAGATGTACGGGGTACGGCCAAGGAGCACAAAGTCGGCGACACTCATGCCTTCGGGAAGCTCAGGGGTCTGCGATACATACGCGACGGCACGCGCAAGCGATCGTCGGTCAAGATCACGAATGTCTTCGCCATCGAATGTAATCGAACCCTGATACGGCAAGAGTCTGGCGATCGCGCGCAGCAACGTCGTCTTCCCTGCGCCGTTCGGACCGATGATTCCCAGCCAGGAGCCCGTCGGAACCTGGAGCGATACATCGTCGAGAGCCGGTTCGGCACCGTAGCTCGCTGACAAACCCGCGACACCGACGTTCATAAGATTCCTCCCCTCGAACGACGCAATATGAATGCAAAAAAAGGCGCGCCTGCGAAGGCTGTGATAACGCCGAGGGGTAACTCAGCCGGCGCCGCGACGGTTCGTGCGGCGACATCGGCGACCACAAGAAACGCGGCGCCGAACAGCACCGAAAGAGCGAGCAGCCGACGGTAGCTCGATCCTGCAATAAGTCGCACCGCGTGGGGGACGATGATGCCGACAAATCCGATAAGCCCAGATACCGCAACGACCGCGGCCGTACCGAGGCTCGCAAAGATGACGACGGTCAGTCGCACACGAGAAACATGGATACCAAGGGCCGAGGCTTCCTCGTCACCCAGGGAAATCACATCGAGAAGTCGTCCATGAAACAACACCACGCCGACCGACACGATCACATATGGGAGGACCAGTTGCACCTCCGACCAAGAGGCCGTTTGGAGACCACCAAGGATCCACGAATACACCTCTCGCAACCGCTCGCTGTTGCGCTGCTGTATGTATGTCTGAAGTGCCGTCAAGAATGACGCCACTGCGACACCGGCAAGAATAAGCGTCGTCGCGGTGCGTCCGGAGCGCACGGAGTACCCGACGAAATACGTGAGGGTGACGCCACCGAGCGCCCCGACAAAGGCCGCTAGGGGCAAAATCGTTGACGACAACGCTCCAACTCCCGCAATCGCAAGCGTCGCACCAAGTCCGGCACCGGCGGCGACACCGAGCAACCACGGATCCGCAAGCGGGTTTCTGAACACGCCCTGATACGCTCCACCGGCAACAGCAAGGGTCCCTCCGGCTATTAACCCGAGAACGACACGGGGCAAGCGGACATCGATGAGGATTGCAGATTGCAATTCTGTCAGACCAGTGTCAATTGAGACGCCTGGGAGCCGGTCCAAGACCTCCTTGACAACATCGCCCGTGGCGATATCGATAGGGCCTGACAAAAGGCTGAAGAGTCCCGCAACCACGACCGCCATCACGCCGCCAAACAACCACTTAAACGGCAGATAGCCGGGCCGGGACTCTCCCTTCACCTACGACTCCGCTGTCGCAACGTCGTTCACAACGGCTGCGATTACACGAAGAAGATCGACAACGCGGGGTCCCCACCGAGAAGCAATATCGTCGTCAAGCTCGACCACTCGTCCGCTGATCACGGCGGCGAGGCCGTCCCAGCCGGGGCGTTCAGCAACTGATTCCGCGGACGCTCCGCAACAAATGGTATCGGCGAGAAAGATGAAATCAGGGTTTTGGTCAAGGATCCACTCGCCGGACAGTTGCGGGAAGCCAAACCCGTCAACATCGGCGGCGTCGGCAATGTTGACGAATCCAAGAATGGCATAGACCTCGCCTATGAAGGTCGCGGACGTGGCGGTGTAGAGCTCCGGGCCGAGTTCGTGATAGTACGTGGGTGCGGCCATAACATCTACAAGTCCAGCAACGATCTCATCAATGTCCGCCCGCATACTCGCGACTAGTTCTGACGCCCCATCGATGTTCCCCGTCGCGGTACCGAGTTGTTCGATCTGCGCGAAGACGTCTTCCAAGGTCGCCGCGGACGGAGCAAGCAGCACGGGAATCCCAACAGCCGCGAGCGAAGCGACAAGATCGTTTGGATCGAACGAAACAACCACAAGGTCTGGTTCGTAGGACGCAATTGCCTCGACACTCGGCTGAAATCCGCTCAAATCGGTGACCGGCGCCGACTCCGGGAAAGTAGAAAACTCATCAACCGCTACCACCTGGTCGCCCGCTCCGAGAGCAAACAGCATCTCGGTCGCCGTCGGGGAGATCGAGATAATCCGCGTAGGACGCGTATCCAGAACCACGTCCCCATTTGCAGCCGATAGCGTGACCGGAAACCCGGTGTCAAGATTCGCCGTCGTTGTCGGGCGGGCTGCGGTCGTGGCGACGACCGTTGTCGTAGGGTTTCGAATCGCTACCGTCGTAGTCGACTCTGCGGCTGCTCCCCCGCACGCCACAGCAACAAGCGCCCACAAGATACTCAGGTTTGCAAGACGTCTCTTCATCAAGGTTCCTCCTTCTGTGGAGGATCTTTAATGACTCGCCTCGGATACGGCCCTCTCCTCCGAAACGCAGCATCACCACGGCGAAAGAGGCGACCTGACTAGCCATACGGCATCACAGATGCGGGACAGTGCCGGAATCTCACCGGACTTCGCTCGTTTCGTCGTGCCCAGAACGATCTCTGGGAGCAAACGAAACACTAGCTGGTTTGCAACAAGCCCATGCCCGGCAACTCGAGCCACTGACAGCGTCTGACCGGTCGTCCTAGACGCTCAAATCAGGGATGCGGTGGTCTCCCCGATGAGTCGAGCGTCGCACAGGGCGCGGCGTTCCTCTCCGTCCAATTCAGCTGCCTGGATCGCTGTCCAGAGAGCGCCGATCGTCTCATACCGTCGTGTGGCGAGAGCTGCGACGAACCTATCTGCCAGACGGAGACCTGGTGAGATCGGTATGGCCGATCCCCATCCAACGTATGCCTTCACTCTGCCCCCGGCGACGAGCGCATGGCCGAAGGATTCTCCGTCATCGGGAGCGGCCAAGGTGGAGCAGGCGAAGGCGAGCACGACGCTGACGGGCGAGGTCACCGATCTTGTTCGGTCGAAGTGGTGTGTACGCACGGTCTGATAGCCGTTCCAACCCCTCGCCCGGCCATGGCCCAGATACAGCACAACATCCACACCGCCACAAAGGTCGTCGACAATCGTCGCTCGTGGTGTCACCACAGCTCGGTGGTCACGAACTCGCAGCCCACTCGCCGTCAGTTCGGCTATCCATCGCTCGGCTATTCGCGTGAAGGGTCTCTTGCCCATGGCACATACTGCAAAGGTCGGGTTCGATGTCACGCTGCTTGCACGACATCAATGTATGGCTGCCAGGAACTCCAGTCCGCCTGAGGCCGATTCTCCTCGTATCGACGTACGTAGTAATGCTTGACGATGTTGGCCTGCTGTTCTGGGTTGAAGACCCCAAAGTCACCTTGTGCGGCGTCCAACGCAGCATCTGCGCCGTTCCCATTGGAACTATTCGTGTAGCCGTAGTTGTAGGCATCTGGACCTCCAAGCGCCTCTTCAAGCTGCGCATGAATAGCCTCGACGAGATACAGGGGACCGTTGTTTGTTGCCTGCCACACATGCGTGAGCTCATGAATCAGGGTCGCATCCGTAATGCCGTCGTCAACGTCAAAGTTGATGAGGTTGAACGTGACGAACGCTCTGCTGTTGGGATCCTCTGAAAACCCGTCCTGAACCCAGAAGATGAGATCGTTCACCAGATCGTCCTGGGAGATGTAGACATCAGTGAGATCGATGGAGTCAGCAAACATCAAAACGGCGTTTGCGCGTTCAGATGCCGTCAGCGGCCGGTACGAAGCGATTGTACTGAGGATCGCCGCGAGGGCTACTCCGATCAGACCACCACCAACCTCCCAGATCGCCCCAACGAGAACTTCCATTGCGGTCCCAACCGCGACCAACGCAACGATGATATCGTCGGCGAGCTCAGCAATCGCAGAATTGACCGCACGCATGACGTCAGCAACTGATTGTTCCATTTCGTCGAGCGCCCTCATGACGTGCTCCACAATGTTCGCTGGATCGGCAACTACCTCGAGAAGCAGCTCTGCCAACGTGACGCCGATCGCGAGGGCGCCTTTGAACGCGGCTCCGACGACCTGAATACCGTGTGTCACAACTCGACTCACCAAGTCGGTAATCGCATACCCAGCATCGAGGAGTCCTCCGACGAACGCCTCCACACCTGCAAGGAAATCGTTTTCAAGGTATCCGAGAACATACGTGACTGAATTGCGCAACGCGAACGTTGCTCTACCGATAACCTCGAACACGAGGTCTCCGGTAGCGACAGCCACGTCTTTCGCCCAGCGGTAGACATCGATCAACGCTTCGCCGATGTCCTCCCACGCCTGTAAGACCTGCTGGAGTACTGCAATTGCCTGCCCGCGAGTCCAATCAAGCACTTCCACGAGCTGGGCTCCCGCAAACCGCAGAGCGTTCAGAGTTGCGCGCCATCCGTCACCAACAAAATCTTCGACGACACCCAAAACTGCGTCCAGAATGGCGCCAACCGGTCCGGTTGCCGCAATGATGCCGTTGACGATCCTTCGAAACGCCCAGTAGGTGCTGCCGACTACCTCACCAACAAGCTCCAATACGGCGACTCCCGCACGCATCGCCGCCGCGACGAATTTGACCACGGAATCATATGCCATGGTGCTCAACGTCACGACGAGGTCTCCAACCAGGAGGCCGATTGCAAGAGCAGTTTCCATGAACACCTCAATTGTGTCGAGCGCAGGCTCGGCGAGGACGATTATCAAGCCGGCGAATGTCTCTCCGATTTCCAGAAGTGCGGTGATAACTTTCTGCATGAGATCGAGACCGAGTTGGGCGACGTCCACGATCAGGGAAACGACGCCACCCACAGCGTCGAGTAGCCCGCGCACGGCGGCCTTCACTACAGCAATGGCTGTCGTTGCCATCCACACGACGAAGTCGGCAATCGCTCGCCCAGCGGCAACCGCGATCGCCACGACCTCCCGAACCGCGCCAACTGCGATGTCAGCGACCTCGCCAAGGACATCGGCAACGAGCTGCGCAGCCCCCAGCAACGCAACACCCATCCGAACCAAGAAGTCGGTGCCGCTCACAGCGGCCGCGGCGAGTATCTCACCTATCGACCGTCCGGCTGCCAAGAGTGCCACAGCGAGGTCGGAGAGCGCATCAGCCGCCCAGTTGACAGCATCGACAATGGCGTCAGCGAGCGACCCAACGGCATCGACAATCGACTCAACAGCCTCGCTCAGCGCGTCAACGATGTCCTCAAGTCCATCGGAGATCCAATCAATGAGCCCACCGAGGTTTTCGGTAGCATTTTCAGTTTGGCGCAGCACGGCACCGGCGGTCGCAAGCCAAGTCGTCACATCGCCGAGACTGCCACCGGAGTTCAGAAATTCACCGATCATGAGTTTCGCGTCGGCCGCCGGCAGTGTGCTTACGCGATCAACAAGGAGGACGCCTCCGCCAGCGAGACGTGCAGCTCGAGCGATGGTGTTCATCGCGACCGGTCCCTCAGAAACGGCCCAGGAAACCATCTGCAATAACTCGTCGGCGGTTTGATCGAGGTCGTCGGAAGTGGTCAGTATCCCTCGCGCTAAACGCAGGCCCTTTGTTTGCGAGCCGGACAACGCAAAACCGATAGCCGGGCCGACGTCACCGCTTCCGACGCCAAGGCCGCGGAATGAATCGCCGGCATCATCGTTGGATGCAAAGTTAAGACTCAGAATCTGCGTCGCGGTAACAGCCACGTCAGACACCCCCCAAACTGTTTCCCGGATGTTCACCACGGGGCGACTTCGACATCGCCTGCGATTGAGAACGGCTAGACAACCGCTCGATGATCTCTTGCCTCATGTGACCTCACCATTCCCCTTCATTCGGAATTGTCCCTCCGACGCAGATAACACACGGCGTCTCACAAGAAGACCGCAAGAACGGATCCCAAATACATGATCAGTAAACAAATGGTCACCCGATATTTCGACACCGGAATCCGGGCTGCGACGCGACCGTGTGGAGCCTGCGGGCGCCGACGCGCTACAACAGCCCGAGGGATGGTTAATCTTGTCTCCATGAAGATTCGGCCATCGCTTACGATGTGGGCGGCAATCGCAGTCGCAATAGCCGCCGCGGCATACGCGAAACGACCGGTGCGCCACCCCGATATATCCGGCACTTGGCAACCGGTGGCATCTGCGGCGCAGCGACACTGATATGCGAATCGCAATCGAAGCGACCCAAGAAGTGGGCCGGCGAGCGGCGAGGATCCTCCTCAATGAGTCCTGCCTTGCGATGCTCGGTCTCATCAATCCGGAACATGAACTTGTGGGGCCGCGCATCGAGCGAGTCACAGACCTGTCTTCATACGACGTTCTGGTTACGGACT contains:
- a CDS encoding cyclic nucleotide-binding domain-containing protein; the encoded protein is MQEASSLPGLAQQLSTHPFVKGLSTQDIASLAALVTAVEFAPHEILFESGAAAESFYLIRTGVVALQVDTGRSHARRVQTISEGSALGWSWLFSPYVWQFNAVAQTQVRCFAFEATTLRQKFEEDTALGYHVIGRVAEIMADRLQAARRQMHNLARR
- a CDS encoding iron ABC transporter permease is translated as MAVVVAGLFSLLSGPIDIATGDVVKEVLDRLPGVSIDTGLTELQSAILIDVRLPRVVLGLIAGGTLAVAGGAYQGVFRNPLADPWLLGVAAGAGLGATLAIAGVGALSSTILPLAAFVGALGGVTLTYFVGYSVRSGRTATTLILAGVAVASFLTALQTYIQQRNSERLREVYSWILGGLQTASWSEVQLVLPYVIVSVGVVLFHGRLLDVISLGDEEASALGIHVSRVRLTVVIFASLGTAAVVAVSGLIGFVGIIVPHAVRLIAGSSYRRLLALSVLFGAAFLVVADVAARTVAAPAELPLGVITAFAGAPFFAFILRRSRGGIL
- the cobO gene encoding cob(I)yrinic acid a,c-diamide adenosyltransferase, encoding MLNTGDGKGKSTAAMGVMLRSVARGWKVAVVQFLKSGNWATGEQKAAEQMGVDWWAIGDGFTWDSDDLDESAAIALKAWAKAEEVITSGEYSLVILDEVTYPLTWGWVDLDRVVEIVATRPEHVNVILTGRDAPDALVDLADTVTVMQNVKHAYQQGIRAMKGIDF
- a CDS encoding ABC transporter ATP-binding protein, whose product is MNVGVAGLSASYGAEPALDDVSLQVPTGSWLGIIGPNGAGKTTLLRAIARLLPYQGSITFDGEDIRDLDRRSLARAVAYVSQTPELPEGMSVADFVLLGRTPYISYFGTEGKSDLNIVSDVLTTLDLVDFRQRRVTELSGGEAQRVILARALAQQAPLMLLDEPTTALDIGHQQDVLDLIDDLRLTKQLTVISTMHDLTLVGQFADTLVLLARGVVVAEGTASDVLTTELISEHYGANVRILRDDDDHPVVVPWRRSVSRDV
- a CDS encoding ABC transporter substrate-binding protein translates to MKRRLANLSILWALVAVACGGAAAESTTTVAIRNPTTTVVATTAARPTTTANLDTGFPVTLSAANGDVVLDTRPTRIISISPTATEMLFALGAGDQVVAVDEFSTFPESAPVTDLSGFQPSVEAIASYEPDLVVVSFDPNDLVASLAAVGIPVLLAPSAATLEDVFAQIEQLGTATGNIDGASELVASMRADIDEIVAGLVDVMAAPTYYHELGPELYTATSATFIGEVYAILGFVNIADAADVDGFGFPQLSGEWILDQNPDFIFLADTICCGASAESVAERPGWDGLAAVISGRVVELDDDIASRWGPRVVDLLRVIAAVVNDVATAES
- a CDS encoding VIT1/CCC1 transporter family protein, with the protein product MTEVHTETPVPYEPHIGESRQYWRDIILGVNDGLVSTLLLVAAVVGGGFATPVVLFTALAGAVAGAVSMAAGEYLATESQREIIEAELNLERTHIRDYREMEVDQLADMISDIGVSPDRLDMVVEALSADDEVLLNSMKVLEFGVVESEIRSSYKAMLISGSLFLAGSLTSVVPFLFDVSPSRALAVAATLTALGLFTVGWVKAGVTKRNQIVDGFGNLLIAGLGGVLAFFIGGVLQNLIG